One Mycolicibacterium crocinum DNA window includes the following coding sequences:
- a CDS encoding DUF3140 domain-containing protein, whose translation MADDDTADEFGTVVNMTAAELEKWLDTDESKAVGQKSGASESTGHESGRRIVKILRTRKSDLSDDDHAHMRKVVGYAKRHLAQRPDGDITDSKWRYSLMNWGHDPTK comes from the coding sequence ATGGCGGACGACGATACCGCCGACGAGTTCGGCACAGTTGTCAACATGACGGCCGCCGAGCTCGAGAAATGGCTTGACACTGACGAGTCGAAAGCGGTGGGCCAGAAGTCCGGCGCCTCGGAGTCGACCGGACATGAGAGCGGCCGACGGATTGTGAAGATCCTGCGGACCCGCAAGTCGGACCTCAGCGACGACGACCACGCCCACATGCGCAAGGTCGTCGGTTATGCCAAGCGGCATCTCGCTCAGCGCCCGGACGGCGACATCACCGATTCGAAGTGGCGCTATTCACTGATGAACTGGGGTCACGACCCGACGAAGTGA
- a CDS encoding SCO6745 family protein codes for MSRTPALARRFFDRFEPVHGITYFAPGVRTAFDAMGFVGFWRGYFAGRAAPLGQVPVEVVTAIFYNFSAERVGKAIPAIWDIATPAEMVRVRQKTAVAALQGYGLSDDTPGVAEAAELAGLAARGAPLDGRPLFAANLALPWPDGPLASLWHAATLLREHRGDAHVAVLVSEGISGREANVFHVAAGAVPADFIKRSRDYSDEEWDSCVRALAERGLLTDTGTLTDAGRAVKDHVESRTDTLALSALDALDDPAVERLFQALTPITRQVIAGGDLPAATPMALRRDELDDNSARL; via the coding sequence GTGAGCAGAACTCCCGCACTGGCACGCCGCTTCTTCGATCGCTTTGAACCGGTTCACGGCATCACGTACTTCGCACCGGGTGTCCGAACTGCGTTCGACGCCATGGGATTCGTCGGTTTCTGGCGAGGTTACTTCGCCGGCCGTGCCGCACCGCTGGGTCAGGTGCCTGTGGAGGTCGTGACCGCGATCTTCTACAACTTCTCCGCCGAACGCGTCGGCAAGGCGATACCGGCGATCTGGGACATCGCCACCCCCGCCGAGATGGTGCGGGTGCGCCAGAAGACCGCGGTCGCGGCGCTGCAGGGCTACGGCTTGAGCGATGACACCCCGGGAGTCGCAGAGGCCGCCGAACTGGCCGGCCTGGCGGCACGGGGCGCACCGCTGGACGGACGGCCACTGTTCGCGGCGAATCTGGCGCTGCCCTGGCCCGACGGTCCGCTGGCGTCTTTGTGGCACGCGGCGACGCTGCTCCGCGAGCACCGGGGCGACGCCCATGTCGCGGTCCTGGTGAGCGAGGGCATCAGCGGTCGCGAGGCCAATGTCTTCCATGTCGCTGCCGGGGCGGTTCCTGCCGATTTCATCAAGCGCAGCCGCGACTACTCCGACGAAGAGTGGGACTCGTGTGTGCGAGCTCTTGCCGAGCGCGGATTGCTCACTGACACAGGCACTCTCACCGACGCCGGTCGGGCAGTCAAGGACCACGTCGAATCGCGCACCGACACCCTGGCGCTATCGGCACTGGACGCCCTCGACGACCCCGCCGTCGAGCGATTGTTCCAGGCGCTCACGCCGATCACCCGACAGGTCATCGCCGGCGGTGACTTGCCCGCGGCGACGCCGATGGCGCTGCGCCGCGACGAGCTCGACGACAACTCCGCGCGGCTGTAG
- a CDS encoding DUF4333 domain-containing protein — MLSTRVGATWAAVGLTAAALSGCSFHASTGGLSVSRTDLEKDITQRLQQAGEKPQTVTCKENLPGVVGKTTRCELLLNGADSFDVIVTATKIDGEKVSYSMIPAASKKQLDKLVAKTVSESAKVTVDSADCDGGLEGKQGAEAHCDVTADGETRRQLVTVTKVEGLMMYFHVQPEAS, encoded by the coding sequence ATGCTCTCGACCCGGGTTGGCGCCACGTGGGCAGCCGTCGGCCTCACGGCGGCTGCGCTGAGCGGGTGTTCCTTCCATGCCAGTACCGGCGGTCTGTCCGTGTCGAGAACAGACCTCGAGAAAGACATCACCCAGCGGCTGCAACAGGCCGGCGAGAAGCCGCAAACAGTGACATGCAAGGAGAATCTGCCGGGCGTTGTCGGCAAGACCACCCGCTGCGAGCTGTTGTTGAACGGCGCCGACAGCTTCGACGTCATCGTGACCGCGACCAAGATCGACGGCGAGAAGGTCAGCTACAGCATGATTCCTGCCGCATCGAAGAAGCAGCTGGACAAGCTGGTGGCGAAGACGGTGTCGGAGTCGGCAAAAGTCACTGTCGATTCAGCCGACTGCGATGGCGGCTTGGAGGGAAAGCAGGGCGCGGAGGCGCACTGTGACGTCACGGCCGACGGGGAGACGAGGCGGCAGCTCGTGACGGTGACCAAGGTCGAAGGCCTGATGATGTACTTCCACGTGCAGCCGGAAGCGTCCTAG
- a CDS encoding FadR/GntR family transcriptional regulator: MVSELHSSVLTALGEAIVSGRYQTGHVLTLDGVSADYGVSRSVAREAIRVLESMRMVAPRRRVGITIQPSSKWNVFDPRVIRWRLDVGDRSAQLMSLSELRRGFEPAAAALAARRADPHQCRIMAAAVSDMVVHGRSGDLESYLLADKIFHRTLLEASGNEMFRALNDVVAEVLGGRTHHGMMPDRPNPAAIELHDEVARAIRMRDEAGAERAMRAIIDESAAALAGDLSAQPGN; the protein is encoded by the coding sequence ATGGTCAGCGAGCTGCACAGCAGCGTGCTGACCGCGCTCGGTGAGGCCATCGTCTCCGGGCGCTATCAGACGGGGCATGTGTTGACCCTCGACGGTGTCAGCGCCGACTACGGTGTCTCGCGTTCGGTGGCCCGGGAGGCCATCCGGGTGCTGGAGTCCATGCGGATGGTCGCTCCGCGCCGTCGCGTCGGCATTACGATTCAGCCGTCGAGCAAGTGGAATGTGTTCGACCCCAGGGTGATTCGCTGGCGGTTGGATGTCGGCGACCGGTCCGCACAGTTGATGTCGCTGTCGGAGTTACGCCGCGGATTCGAACCGGCCGCAGCCGCACTGGCCGCGCGACGGGCCGATCCGCATCAGTGTCGGATCATGGCGGCTGCCGTGTCCGACATGGTGGTGCACGGCCGCTCCGGCGATTTGGAGTCGTACCTGTTGGCGGACAAGATCTTTCACCGGACCTTGCTGGAGGCCAGCGGTAACGAGATGTTTCGCGCGCTCAACGATGTGGTCGCCGAGGTACTCGGCGGGCGGACGCACCACGGCATGATGCCCGATCGGCCCAACCCCGCCGCGATCGAACTGCACGATGAGGTGGCACGCGCGATTCGGATGCGCGACGAGGCCGGTGCCGAGCGCGCGATGCGGGCGATCATCGACGAATCGGCTGCCGCGCTCGCGGGTGACCTGTCGGCTCAGCCGGGCAATTAG
- a CDS encoding gluconokinase: MTSPVVVMGVSGSGKSTVGAALAQRLRVPFADADDFHPPANIAKMTAGHPLDDDDRYPWLESIGEWLAAHADGGVMSCSALKRKYRDQLRRHCAGVRFLHLRGTAEVIARRQASRPGHFMPATLLASQFDTLEPLDADEDGISIDVDQSIDSIVDSYVSRTPGK, from the coding sequence ATGACCTCACCCGTCGTCGTCATGGGGGTGTCCGGCTCGGGGAAATCAACCGTCGGCGCGGCGCTTGCGCAACGTCTGCGCGTGCCCTTCGCCGACGCCGACGACTTCCACCCGCCGGCCAACATCGCCAAGATGACCGCCGGCCACCCGCTCGACGATGACGACCGCTACCCGTGGCTGGAGTCCATCGGGGAGTGGCTAGCCGCACACGCGGACGGTGGCGTGATGAGCTGTTCGGCGCTCAAGCGCAAGTATCGCGATCAGCTGCGGCGGCACTGTGCCGGTGTCAGGTTCCTGCATCTGCGCGGCACCGCCGAGGTCATCGCGCGCCGGCAGGCAAGTAGGCCAGGCCATTTCATGCCGGCGACCCTGTTGGCCTCGCAATTCGACACCCTGGAACCCCTCGATGCCGATGAAGACGGCATCAGCATCGATGTCGATCAGAGCATCGATTCGATCGTCGACAGCTACGTATCCCGTACACCAGGAAAGTGA
- a CDS encoding GntP family permease — MNTYTAILAEAPKLATPVAPGWQLILAFLAGIAVIVVLITVVHLHPFLSLIFGALTVGIVAGENLEKVLKSFSDGFGSTAAGVGILIALGAMFAKLLADSGGADEIVDTIVGHASPRALPWAMALVGAIIGLPMFFEIGLVLLMPVIYLVSRRSQLSLITVGIPALAGLSAMHGFVPPHPGPLTAIDLLHADLGLTLALGVAVAIPTIIVAGPLFGKLAGRWVVVEAPDTFTSGAAALREAGPEGEVLPDENRGNRRPSFGVTLFSVLLPVVLMLGKALVDIFIDDENQWFRITFDVLGTPLVALLIAVIVGIFTLGRGAGMSRADVMKCVESGLPPVAGIILIVAAGGGFKQVLVDSGIGTLLADWAKDVHISVVILAWVLAVLIRLATGSATVATITASALVLELVQGLSSGQVSLVVLAVGAGSLFFSHVNDAGFWLVNQYFRISVGQTIKTWSLMETVLSVTGLIVVLLLGLVI; from the coding sequence ATGAACACCTATACCGCCATCCTGGCCGAAGCACCCAAACTGGCGACCCCGGTCGCGCCGGGGTGGCAGCTCATCCTGGCCTTCCTCGCCGGTATCGCCGTGATCGTCGTCCTGATCACCGTGGTGCACCTGCATCCCTTCCTGTCGTTGATCTTCGGCGCCCTGACCGTCGGCATCGTCGCGGGCGAGAACCTCGAGAAGGTGCTCAAGTCGTTCAGCGACGGCTTCGGTTCCACCGCCGCCGGAGTCGGCATCCTGATCGCCCTGGGTGCCATGTTCGCCAAACTCCTGGCCGATTCCGGGGGCGCCGACGAGATCGTCGACACCATCGTCGGCCACGCTTCGCCAAGGGCACTGCCGTGGGCGATGGCGTTGGTGGGTGCGATCATCGGTCTGCCGATGTTCTTCGAGATCGGTCTGGTCCTGTTGATGCCGGTGATCTACCTGGTGTCGCGCCGCTCGCAGCTCTCGCTGATCACCGTCGGGATCCCGGCGCTGGCAGGTCTTTCCGCGATGCACGGTTTCGTGCCGCCGCACCCGGGTCCGCTTACCGCGATCGACCTCCTGCACGCCGACCTCGGCCTGACGCTGGCTCTCGGTGTGGCCGTTGCGATTCCGACGATCATCGTCGCCGGCCCACTGTTCGGCAAGCTGGCCGGACGCTGGGTGGTCGTCGAAGCACCCGACACATTCACCTCCGGCGCGGCCGCGTTGCGCGAGGCGGGTCCGGAAGGCGAGGTGCTTCCCGACGAGAACCGCGGCAACCGCCGCCCGTCGTTCGGGGTGACGCTGTTCAGCGTGCTGCTGCCTGTCGTGCTGATGCTCGGCAAAGCGCTCGTCGACATCTTCATCGACGACGAGAATCAATGGTTCCGAATCACTTTCGACGTGCTGGGCACCCCGCTGGTCGCGCTGCTGATCGCGGTCATCGTCGGCATCTTCACCTTGGGCAGGGGCGCGGGCATGTCGCGCGCCGACGTGATGAAGTGCGTCGAATCGGGCCTGCCGCCGGTCGCCGGGATCATCCTGATCGTCGCCGCGGGCGGCGGGTTCAAGCAGGTTCTGGTCGACAGCGGGATCGGCACCCTGCTGGCCGACTGGGCCAAGGACGTGCACATCTCAGTGGTCATCCTGGCCTGGGTGCTGGCAGTGCTGATCCGCCTGGCGACCGGCTCGGCGACGGTCGCGACGATCACGGCCTCCGCGCTGGTGCTCGAACTGGTCCAAGGCCTCAGCAGCGGTCAGGTGTCACTGGTGGTGCTGGCCGTCGGAGCCGGTTCGCTGTTCTTCTCCCACGTCAACGACGCCGGATTCTGGTTGGTGAACCAGTATTTCCGGATCAGCGTTGGGCAGACGATCAAGACCTGGTCACTGATGGAGACAGTGCTGTCAGTGACCGGCCTGATCGTCGTGCTGCTACTCGGCCTGGTGATCTGA
- a CDS encoding RDD family protein: MTTGDNDPNAYGPPGGYPPPPPTGQPGSYPPPPSGYPPPPPGQPGGYAPPPPPQDPYGQQGYGGGYPPPVPAGGQPGGLGLRFAARFIDGIIVAIVSFVLALLLHATSNILVTGLFSGVLTFVYFVAFEVTQGWTPGKKILGLSVHGPGGAPKPDVQQSAIRNSFTLLSVIPYIGGLLAVIAYIVIAVTINGSPTKQGKHDELAGGTQVVKN, translated from the coding sequence ATGACCACCGGTGACAACGATCCCAACGCGTACGGCCCGCCCGGCGGCTATCCCCCGCCGCCTCCGACGGGTCAGCCGGGGAGCTATCCCCCGCCGCCGTCGGGTTATCCCCCGCCGCCGCCCGGTCAGCCCGGCGGGTATGCGCCGCCGCCACCCCCGCAGGATCCCTACGGTCAGCAGGGTTACGGCGGTGGCTACCCGCCGCCGGTGCCGGCTGGTGGCCAGCCGGGCGGCCTCGGGTTGCGGTTCGCCGCTCGGTTCATCGACGGCATCATCGTGGCCATTGTGTCCTTCGTGCTCGCCCTGCTTCTCCACGCGACGAGCAATATCCTTGTGACTGGCCTGTTTTCGGGTGTCTTGACGTTCGTCTATTTCGTGGCGTTCGAGGTGACGCAGGGCTGGACACCGGGCAAGAAGATCCTCGGCCTGTCCGTTCATGGCCCCGGCGGCGCGCCGAAGCCGGACGTCCAGCAGTCGGCGATCCGCAACTCGTTCACGCTGCTGTCGGTGATTCCGTACATCGGCGGCCTGCTGGCTGTGATCGCCTACATTGTGATCGCGGTGACCATCAACGGCAGCCCGACCAAGCAGGGCAAGCACGACGAGCTCGCAGGCGGAACGCAGGTCGTCAAGAACTGA
- a CDS encoding DoxX family protein, whose protein sequence is MLIRRVARPMLAAVFIGQGIEALKSPKPAAEAARPTLEGLQKLPEPVSANVPNDPETLAKITAAVQIGGGVLLASGRLPRIASAALAATVIPANLGAHMFWDEPDQQLKAEKRRAFLTDLSLLGGLIIASADTAGKPSLGWRGRRAARKVSDAVSGSLPGSSHSLLDNDLLDRVGPKVGHGLQVGAERGRELALTAGERAAPLLETARKRGAELAEIARERGAELADVASERGAEFAEIARKRGADLADVASERGAELAEVARKRSADFVDVARDQGGELVDTTRARAKKANKKAKKEAKKLSQR, encoded by the coding sequence ATGTTGATTCGCAGAGTTGCCCGGCCCATGTTGGCGGCGGTGTTCATCGGTCAAGGAATCGAAGCCCTGAAAAGCCCCAAACCGGCGGCCGAAGCCGCCCGCCCAACTCTCGAAGGCCTGCAGAAGCTGCCGGAGCCCGTCAGCGCCAATGTGCCCAACGACCCCGAGACGCTGGCGAAGATCACCGCCGCGGTCCAGATCGGTGGCGGAGTGCTGCTGGCATCCGGCCGGCTGCCCCGAATCGCGTCAGCCGCGTTGGCCGCCACCGTGATTCCGGCCAACCTCGGCGCGCACATGTTCTGGGATGAGCCCGACCAACAGCTCAAGGCCGAGAAGCGCCGCGCGTTCCTGACCGATCTGAGCCTGCTCGGCGGACTGATCATCGCCTCGGCCGACACCGCCGGGAAGCCGTCGCTCGGCTGGCGTGGGCGCCGCGCGGCCCGCAAGGTCAGCGATGCCGTTTCGGGAAGCCTGCCCGGGTCGAGTCACAGCCTGCTGGACAACGATCTGCTGGATCGGGTCGGTCCCAAGGTCGGCCATGGCCTTCAGGTGGGCGCCGAGCGCGGCCGTGAGCTGGCCTTGACCGCCGGCGAGCGCGCTGCTCCGCTGCTGGAGACTGCCCGCAAGCGTGGCGCCGAGCTCGCCGAGATCGCCCGCGAACGGGGTGCGGAGCTGGCCGACGTTGCCAGTGAGCGCGGCGCCGAATTCGCGGAGATCGCCCGTAAGCGCGGAGCCGACCTGGCCGATGTGGCCAGTGAGCGTGGTGCGGAGCTGGCCGAGGTCGCCCGGAAGCGCAGTGCGGACTTCGTCGACGTCGCCCGGGACCAGGGCGGTGAATTGGTCGACACCACGCGCGCCCGGGCCAAGAAGGCGAACAAGAAAGCCAAGAAGGAAGCGAAGAAGCTCTCTCAGCGCTGA
- a CDS encoding DUF6328 family protein, which yields MDVDHPESDQRWNAAARSETEAERLDRNWSNLLQELRVTQTGVQLLTGFLLTLPFQNRFTTLSSELRAVYLATVICSLAATVLLVAPVGMHRLLFRRHKLRPLVAIAHRFAFCGLLLLGAALTGVAIVVFGTVLGEDAGVLAGIVTAAVMLAAWVAFPLWMRRLDS from the coding sequence GTGGATGTCGACCATCCTGAGTCCGACCAGAGGTGGAACGCAGCGGCCCGTTCCGAGACCGAGGCTGAGCGGCTGGACCGCAATTGGTCCAACCTTCTCCAGGAGCTTCGCGTCACGCAGACCGGCGTTCAGTTGCTCACCGGCTTCCTGCTGACGCTGCCCTTCCAGAACCGGTTCACGACCTTGAGTTCCGAGCTTCGTGCGGTGTACCTGGCCACCGTCATCTGCTCGCTCGCGGCGACGGTCCTGCTGGTCGCACCGGTCGGCATGCATCGACTGCTGTTCCGCAGGCACAAGCTGCGTCCCCTGGTGGCGATCGCGCATCGATTCGCGTTCTGCGGGCTTCTCCTGCTGGGTGCAGCGCTGACCGGCGTCGCGATCGTGGTGTTCGGGACGGTATTGGGCGAAGATGCCGGAGTGCTCGCCGGCATCGTGACCGCCGCCGTGATGCTGGCTGCCTGGGTGGCGTTTCCGTTGTGGATGCGCCGCCTCGACAGCTGA
- a CDS encoding TetR family transcriptional regulator, translating into MSDPVARESTRRRLTAKQAATVDRLGRAAVEVLSREGFSGLTIRMVAAEAGVGAATAYTYFSSKEHLVAEVFWRRLASTPAPPDDSPDPVDRVVGVLRHIALLVADEPELAGAVTTALLGKDPDVEHLRFRIGREIHQRLSTALGTHCDSDVIESLEQLYAGALVRAGMGYASYTEIASRLEASARLLLT; encoded by the coding sequence GTGTCTGATCCGGTAGCTCGGGAATCGACGCGACGCCGGTTGACAGCTAAGCAGGCAGCTACGGTCGACCGCTTGGGCCGCGCCGCGGTCGAGGTGCTGAGCCGCGAAGGATTCTCGGGCCTGACGATTCGGATGGTGGCCGCCGAGGCGGGGGTCGGCGCAGCTACCGCCTACACCTACTTCTCGTCCAAGGAGCATCTGGTGGCCGAGGTGTTCTGGCGACGGCTGGCCTCGACACCGGCGCCACCTGACGACTCCCCCGACCCGGTCGATCGCGTGGTCGGCGTGCTTCGGCACATCGCACTGCTGGTCGCCGACGAACCGGAACTCGCCGGCGCGGTCACCACCGCGCTGCTGGGCAAGGACCCCGACGTCGAACATCTTCGCTTCCGCATCGGCCGCGAGATCCATCAGCGGCTGAGCACTGCGCTTGGGACACACTGTGATTCGGACGTCATCGAGTCGCTCGAGCAGCTCTATGCCGGCGCCCTCGTGCGGGCCGGCATGGGATACGCGTCCTACACCGAGATCGCCAGCCGGCTCGAGGCGTCGGCACGTCTCCTGCTGACCTGA
- a CDS encoding class I SAM-dependent methyltransferase — protein MSRTDTTAAAQTSRLFELAEQVVGFMPADEGRALYDAAMRYLDRGVAVEIGTYCGKSTVMLGAAAAATGSVLYTVDHHHGSEEHQAGWEFHDTSMVDPVSGRFDTLPTFRRTLDAADLDDTIVAVVGKSPVVARGWRTPLNLLFIDGGHSENAAQQDFDGWARWVAPGGTLIIHDVFPDPRDGGRPPYNIYCRAIESGHFTEVGCTGSLRVLERTSGAAGQDPVSA, from the coding sequence ATGAGCCGCACCGACACTACCGCCGCCGCGCAAACTTCCCGCCTTTTCGAATTGGCGGAGCAGGTCGTGGGCTTCATGCCCGCCGACGAAGGACGCGCGCTGTACGACGCGGCCATGCGATACCTGGATCGGGGCGTGGCGGTCGAGATCGGCACCTACTGCGGCAAGTCCACCGTGATGCTGGGTGCGGCCGCCGCGGCGACGGGCAGTGTGCTGTACACGGTCGACCATCATCACGGCTCCGAGGAACATCAGGCCGGCTGGGAGTTCCACGACACCTCGATGGTCGATCCGGTCAGCGGCCGCTTCGACACACTGCCCACCTTCCGTCGCACACTGGACGCCGCCGACCTCGACGACACGATCGTCGCGGTCGTCGGCAAGTCGCCGGTCGTCGCCCGCGGCTGGCGCACGCCCCTGAATCTTCTGTTCATCGATGGCGGGCACAGCGAGAACGCCGCCCAGCAGGACTTCGACGGCTGGGCCAGGTGGGTTGCCCCCGGCGGCACGCTGATCATCCACGACGTCTTCCCGGACCCGCGCGACGGCGGCCGCCCGCCGTACAACATCTATTGCCGCGCAATCGAATCCGGTCACTTCACCGAGGTCGGCTGCACGGGATCGCTGCGGGTGCTCGAACGCACCTCCGGGGCTGCCGGGCAGGATCCGGTCAGCGCCTGA
- a CDS encoding prenyltransferase, producing MTRWSDLEGVPGVAGVLTPQQCRQTAESIAAVQESSGEIPWSEIGHTDVWDHVECAMALTTAGLLEPAQAAYEWCRREQRADGSWPIQYRRGVIEDANSDSNFCAYIAAGVWHHYLVTGDRRFAEHMWPTVRAGIEFVLGLQAVTGEIYWAQGPSGVLDEALLTGCASVYHSIRCALALADRMDDPQPEWEVALGRLGHAIADHPDAFTEKPHHSMDWYYPILGGAMSGEQARARIAGRWDEFVVDGLGIRCVDDRPWVTGAETCEFVMALDAMGDRQRALTQFAAMQHLREKDGSYWTGLVFADGKRWPVERTTWTAAAVILAADALSSTTGGSGIFRSADLPRGLEGDYDCECVRR from the coding sequence ATGACACGCTGGTCTGATCTCGAGGGCGTGCCCGGCGTAGCCGGCGTCCTCACGCCGCAGCAATGCCGCCAGACGGCGGAATCCATTGCGGCCGTGCAGGAATCCTCGGGTGAGATCCCCTGGTCGGAGATCGGCCACACCGACGTGTGGGATCATGTCGAGTGCGCGATGGCCCTGACCACCGCCGGCCTCCTCGAACCCGCCCAGGCCGCCTACGAATGGTGCCGCCGCGAGCAGCGCGCCGACGGCTCCTGGCCCATTCAGTACCGCCGCGGCGTGATCGAGGATGCCAACAGCGACAGCAACTTCTGTGCCTACATCGCGGCCGGCGTCTGGCACCACTATCTGGTGACCGGTGATCGGCGGTTCGCCGAGCACATGTGGCCGACCGTGCGCGCCGGTATCGAGTTCGTCCTGGGCTTGCAGGCCGTCACCGGTGAAATCTATTGGGCGCAGGGACCGTCCGGCGTGCTCGACGAAGCCCTGCTGACTGGCTGCGCGAGCGTGTACCACAGCATCCGCTGCGCGCTGGCGCTCGCCGATCGGATGGACGATCCGCAGCCGGAATGGGAAGTGGCACTGGGACGGCTGGGTCACGCCATCGCCGACCACCCCGACGCCTTCACCGAGAAGCCGCACCACTCGATGGACTGGTACTACCCCATCCTCGGCGGCGCGATGAGCGGCGAGCAGGCACGCGCCCGAATCGCCGGCCGGTGGGATGAATTCGTGGTCGACGGGCTGGGAATCCGCTGCGTCGATGATCGGCCGTGGGTGACGGGCGCCGAGACCTGTGAGTTCGTCATGGCGCTGGACGCCATGGGCGATCGGCAGCGGGCCCTGACCCAATTCGCCGCCATGCAGCACCTGCGCGAGAAGGACGGTTCCTACTGGACCGGCCTGGTTTTCGCCGACGGCAAGCGTTGGCCGGTGGAACGGACCACCTGGACCGCGGCGGCGGTGATCCTGGCCGCCGATGCGCTGTCGTCGACCACCGGTGGCAGCGGCATCTTCCGTTCCGCCGACCTGCCCCGCGGGCTCGAGGGCGACTACGACTGTGAATGCGTCAGGCGCTGA
- a CDS encoding class I SAM-dependent methyltransferase, with protein sequence MLTVDYDRLAVGPGTKFIDVGAGAGRHSFEAYRRGADVIAFDMDAEGLADVDTLLQAMGEAGEAPASAKAQVVVGDALALPYPDGEFDVVVASEILEHVPEDDAAIAELIRVLKPGGKLAVTVPRWLPEKICWILSDEYHANEGGHIRIYKADELRDKLVRGGLTFTHLHHAHALHSPFWWLKCAVGVEKPNHPAVKAYHQLLVWDMMSRPALTRVAESALNPLVGKSVALYFEKPITNDTLV encoded by the coding sequence ATGCTGACCGTCGACTACGACCGGCTCGCTGTCGGACCGGGAACCAAATTCATCGATGTCGGTGCCGGCGCCGGACGGCACAGCTTCGAGGCCTACCGGCGTGGTGCCGATGTCATTGCCTTCGACATGGACGCTGAAGGACTGGCCGACGTCGACACCCTGCTGCAGGCGATGGGTGAGGCAGGCGAGGCACCCGCATCGGCCAAGGCACAGGTCGTGGTCGGCGATGCGCTGGCGCTGCCCTACCCGGACGGCGAGTTCGACGTCGTCGTCGCTTCGGAGATCCTCGAGCACGTCCCCGAAGACGACGCCGCCATCGCCGAACTGATCCGCGTCCTCAAGCCGGGCGGCAAACTCGCGGTGACCGTGCCGCGCTGGCTGCCCGAGAAGATCTGCTGGATCCTGTCCGACGAATACCACGCCAACGAGGGTGGCCATATCCGGATTTACAAGGCCGACGAACTACGCGACAAGCTCGTTCGCGGCGGCCTCACGTTCACTCACCTGCATCACGCGCATGCCCTGCACTCGCCGTTCTGGTGGCTCAAATGCGCTGTGGGCGTGGAGAAGCCGAATCACCCGGCGGTCAAGGCCTATCACCAGCTGCTGGTGTGGGACATGATGTCGCGCCCCGCGCTCACGCGGGTGGCCGAGTCCGCGCTCAATCCGCTGGTCGGTAAGAGTGTGGCCCTCTATTTCGAGAAGCCGATCACGAATGACACGCTGGTCTGA